In the genome of Terriglobales bacterium, the window CCTTCAATGCTTGAATAATCTGTTCAGTATCCAACGCGATCTCCTTAACTCCCGAATTGGGAAGATGATTCTAACAACCAAAAGACCAACTCGTCACGCCACCAAAGTGGCACAACCGGTTATTCTCAAGATATCGAATGCTTGTGTATCCGTCGAGCGAATCACAGAGTTTACATGCAATTCTGGAATTGTGAATAGAATTCTTTCTGTGTTTGGTTCCCATTATGGTTAATTGAGAAAGGTAACCTGGAAAAGTTACGACGGAGCAACGCCGAGTTACGCTGTTCCATTCCGGTTCTATGTCTGCAAAGCGAATCACAGTGGAAATTGCTGCGCACTCAGTGCAGTCAGCATTGGCGGCCCAGGCCGGCGGGGCGCATCGCGTCGAGTTGTTTAGCGATCCACTTGAAGGAGGGGTGACGCCAAGCGAGGGACTGATCGCCGTCGTTCGCGATCAGCTGAAAATCCCATTGCACGTGATCATCCGTCCCCGCGGCGGCGACTTCTGCTACTCCGACGAGGAGCAAGAGGTAATGCTTCGCGACATAGCCGCCGCAAAGCGAATGGGAGTTGACGGTGTGGTATTGGGAACCCTCAATCCCGAAGGAAGTGTCAATGTGGAACTCACACGGGAGTTGGCGGAGGCCGCGCGTCCCATGTCGGTAACCTTCCACCGTGCAATTGACATGTGCAGGGACCTTTTGACTGCTCTGAACGATGTAATCGCTTGTGGAGCAGACCGAGCACTTACCTCAGGAGGCGCAGCCCTGGCATCGGAAGGAATTCCGGTTCTGGCATCATTGGTGAGGCAAGCAGGGGAGCAGGTCTCGATCATGGCAGCCGGAGGCATTCGCCCAAGAAACGTAAGAGCCGTCATTCAGCAGACCGGAGTCAGAGAAGTGCATGCCGGTCTCCGGACTGTCGTGACTGGTCCTATGCAGTTTCGAAATGAGACAGTCTCATTTGGAAAAGCAC includes:
- a CDS encoding copper homeostasis protein CutC translates to MSAKRITVEIAAHSVQSALAAQAGGAHRVELFSDPLEGGVTPSEGLIAVVRDQLKIPLHVIIRPRGGDFCYSDEEQEVMLRDIAAAKRMGVDGVVLGTLNPEGSVNVELTRELAEAARPMSVTFHRAIDMCRDLLTALNDVIACGADRALTSGGAALASEGIPVLASLVRQAGEQVSIMAAGGIRPRNVRAVIQQTGVREVHAGLRTVVTGPMQFRNETVSFGKAHSEFERVVVQEQDVRRLVEQAEGL